From the genome of Lineus longissimus chromosome 8, tnLinLong1.2, whole genome shotgun sequence, one region includes:
- the LOC135492087 gene encoding uncharacterized protein LOC135492087 isoform X2 codes for MIKMKTPHHIKESLVVFILWAVVTYILCVYWSRQRPVIVIINESFYIKSGFKHQPRAQSKASEAEPWRHGASTKEEKSVHPFPFFEENVTDCHRSAIGVNKPRGTNGKGVGYGRQWPLMRCSGHTSVTETLCKVLAMQLQECERQQLLQIVDAFQQFAKSKQLVYFMGKKMLLGSWRHHGLIPYERDLTIFVSSKNKMDVIKHFSGLNALKMKNLDTSSLRLSPKSPIRLHNTTYVDILFFEENGTHVFHMSSNDTSYLIKKTLVFPTHMRPFGPFDLSAPKSSAVILFELFGDADMCGSYSAKVPCSDLKGYVAFVFRRVAEFMGPIEERLGWGNLSLQFEFPREDIHSVSVNPFTLKLPKHSN; via the exons ATCAAGATGAAGACCCCTCACCACATCAAAGAGTCGCTGGTGGTCTTTATCTTATGGGCAGTGGTGACGTACATACTGTGTGTATACTGGAGTAGACAGCGACCTGTCATCGTGATCATCAATGAAA GTTTTTATATAAAGTCGGGGTTCAAGCACCAGCCACGGGCGCAGTCAAAAGCTAGCGAGGCCGAGCCGTGGCGGCATGGAGCTTCAACAAAAGAAGAGAAAAGTGTTCACCCGTTTCCCTTCTTCGAGGAAAACGTGACGGACTGCCATCGATCAGCGATTGGAGTAAACAAGCCACGTGGTACCAACGGCAAGGGTGTGGGGTATGGGCGCCAGTGGCCGTTGATGCGATGCAGTGGTCACACGAGTGTAACGGAGACCTTGTGCAAAGTCCTCGCAATGCAACTCCAGGAGTGCGAACGTCAGCAGCTGCTTCAAATTGTGGACGCCTTTCAACAGTTTGCGAAATCGAAACAGTTGGTGTATTTCATGGGGAAGAAAATGTTATTAGGATCTTGGCGCCATCACGGTCTCATCCCGTATGAACGAGATTTGACGATATTTGTTAGCAGTAAAAACAAAATGGACGTTATCAAACATTTCTCTGGATTAAATGCTCTCAAGATGAAAAACCTTGACACGAGCTCACTAAGACTTTCCCCGAAATCACCTATTCGTCTCCACAACACAACATATGTAGACATTCTGTTTTTCGAAGAAAATGGAACACATGTTTTTCATATGTCATCAAATGATACCTCGTACCTCATAAAGAAAACCCTTGTCTTCCCAACTCACATGAGGCCTTTTGGTCCTTTTGACCTTTCAGCTCCCAAATCGTCTGCTGTGATTCTGTTCGAATTATTTGGTGATGCTGACATGTGTGGAAGCTATAGTGCCAAAGTGCCGTGCTCGGATCTTAAAGGTTATGTCGCATTCGTTTTCCGACGCGTAGCGGAGTTCATGGGGCCAATCGAAGAGAGGCTGGGCTGGGGTAATCTTAGTTTACAGTTTGAATTTCCGAGAGAAGACATTCACTCTGTTTCAGTCAACCCTTTCACATTGAAATTGCCGAAACATAGCAATTGA
- the LOC135492087 gene encoding uncharacterized protein LOC135492087 isoform X3, with translation MKTPHHIKESLVVFILWAVVTYILCVYWSRQRPVIVIINESFYIKSGFKHQPRAQSKASEAEPWRHGASTKEEKSVHPFPFFEENVTDCHRSAIGVNKPRGTNGKGVGYGRQWPLMRCSGHTSVTETLCKVLAMQLQECERQQLLQIVDAFQQFAKSKQLVYFMGKKMLLGSWRHHGLIPYERDLTIFVSSKNKMDVIKHFSGLNALKMKNLDTSSLRLSPKSPIRLHNTTYVDILFFEENGTHVFHMSSNDTSYLIKKTLVFPTHMRPFGPFDLSAPKSSAVILFELFGDADMCGSYSAKVPCSDLKGYVAFVFRRVAEFMGPIEERLGWGNLSLQFEFPREDIHSVSVNPFTLKLPKHSN, from the exons ATGAAGACCCCTCACCACATCAAAGAGTCGCTGGTGGTCTTTATCTTATGGGCAGTGGTGACGTACATACTGTGTGTATACTGGAGTAGACAGCGACCTGTCATCGTGATCATCAATGAAA GTTTTTATATAAAGTCGGGGTTCAAGCACCAGCCACGGGCGCAGTCAAAAGCTAGCGAGGCCGAGCCGTGGCGGCATGGAGCTTCAACAAAAGAAGAGAAAAGTGTTCACCCGTTTCCCTTCTTCGAGGAAAACGTGACGGACTGCCATCGATCAGCGATTGGAGTAAACAAGCCACGTGGTACCAACGGCAAGGGTGTGGGGTATGGGCGCCAGTGGCCGTTGATGCGATGCAGTGGTCACACGAGTGTAACGGAGACCTTGTGCAAAGTCCTCGCAATGCAACTCCAGGAGTGCGAACGTCAGCAGCTGCTTCAAATTGTGGACGCCTTTCAACAGTTTGCGAAATCGAAACAGTTGGTGTATTTCATGGGGAAGAAAATGTTATTAGGATCTTGGCGCCATCACGGTCTCATCCCGTATGAACGAGATTTGACGATATTTGTTAGCAGTAAAAACAAAATGGACGTTATCAAACATTTCTCTGGATTAAATGCTCTCAAGATGAAAAACCTTGACACGAGCTCACTAAGACTTTCCCCGAAATCACCTATTCGTCTCCACAACACAACATATGTAGACATTCTGTTTTTCGAAGAAAATGGAACACATGTTTTTCATATGTCATCAAATGATACCTCGTACCTCATAAAGAAAACCCTTGTCTTCCCAACTCACATGAGGCCTTTTGGTCCTTTTGACCTTTCAGCTCCCAAATCGTCTGCTGTGATTCTGTTCGAATTATTTGGTGATGCTGACATGTGTGGAAGCTATAGTGCCAAAGTGCCGTGCTCGGATCTTAAAGGTTATGTCGCATTCGTTTTCCGACGCGTAGCGGAGTTCATGGGGCCAATCGAAGAGAGGCTGGGCTGGGGTAATCTTAGTTTACAGTTTGAATTTCCGAGAGAAGACATTCACTCTGTTTCAGTCAACCCTTTCACATTGAAATTGCCGAAACATAGCAATTGA
- the LOC135492087 gene encoding uncharacterized protein LOC135492087 isoform X1, with translation MTYKYVYGSPSPGKGFSYQHFTAYSVTLEQPGSEFGVKSLLHCVVICAVLVKCKVARFFAPTFTCRVQILKYYCIAKFRRSHQPNLFMKDYTGRESYTKARLVIGGAALKLPKPGDELTVAEAFYFLDSQRAMIVYHTNSTVIGLVFKLLCSQTKKKYVHIKTVKSDKYAGNGILKFVKSPPLIGKWGADAVFITIGVVGKRRRWSFIYVSGKEHLGNVQKEHDQYFSTVKKLLFTPAKNGAYCCQMMTSQSGRSVSLIFEIAYYDVIIRLLGNGESVLFVKHRQLAIRPLSESESYCSNMFIHEGTAIIIGLHRYYRKLQIIRYWPNGRIFSDLLLERPGRLYGSLWTVLDETRQRVVVVSALGVILEMWWSEGQIKFAEFRCRLQKRQLTRKRLSFFIDEDAWLLWWSLGDQQSFQAYLPV, from the exons ATGACGTACAAATACGTCTATGGATCTCCATCCCCGGGGAAGGGTTTTTCCTACCAGCACTTCACTGCCTACAGTGTCACCCTTGAACAACCAGGATCGGAGTTTGGAGTCAAATCTCTACTCCATTGTGTAGTGATTTGTGCcgttttggtgaaatgtaaagTGGCGCGATTTTTTGCCCCGACCTTTACGTGCCGAGTGCAAATCTTAAAATATTACTGCATCGCAAAGTTCCGGAGGTCGCATCAACCCAATTTGTTTATGAAAG aTTACACAGGCAGAGAATCCTACACCAAGGCGAGGTTGGTAATCGGAGGAGCTGCCCTGAAGCTGCCGAAACCTGGCGACGAACTGACAGTTGCCGAGGCTTTCTATTTCCTCGATAGTCAACGTGCCATGATTGTTTATCACACCAACTCGACAGTTATTGGTTTGGTTTTCAAACTGCTTTGCAGCCAAACGAAGAAAAAGTATGTTCATATAAAAACTGTCAAGAGTGATAAATATGCAGGAAATGGAATTCTTAAGTTTGTGAAAAGTCCGCCCTTGATTGGAAAATGGGGAGCTGATGCTGTTTTTATTACTATTGGGGTCGTGGGGAAAAGGCGTAGGTGGTCTTTTATCTACGTCTCAGGAAAGGAACATTTGGGCAACGTACAAAAGGAGCATGATCAGTATTTTTCGACCGTTAAAAAGCTGTTATTTACCCCAGCCAAAAATGGGGCATACTGTTGTCAAATGATGACCTCGCAATCGGGTAGATCAGTTAGCCTCATCTTTGAAATAGCTTATTATGACGTTATTATACGCCTGCTGGGAAATGGCGAATCAGTTTTGTTCGTGAAGCACAGACAACTTGCGATCAGACCTCTGTCCGAGTCTGAATCATATTGCTCAAACATGTTCATACACGAAGGCACCGCGATCATTATTGGGCTACATCGCTATTACAGGAAATTACAAATAATTCGATACTGGCCGAATGGTCGTATCTTTTCTGATTTACTACTGGAACGGCCCGGACGCCTGTATGGGTCGCTTTGGACAGTACTGGACGAGACGCGACAACGAGTCGTGGTCGTATCGGCATTAGGTGTAATCCTCGAGATGTGGTGGTCTGAAGGCCAAATCAAATTTGCCGAGTTTCGTTGTCGTCTTCAGAAAAGACAATTAACAAGAAAAAGACTTAGCTTTTTCATTGACGAGGATGCTTGGTTGTTATGGTGGTCATTGGGCGACCAGCAGAGTTTCCAGGCTTACCTTCCCGTGTAG
- the LOC135492481 gene encoding galactose-specific lectin nattectin-like, which produces MTSSDISLLLLTFAIGTARACQSGWVSTDQSCYLLSKTEATWEEARAACFQLDANLVVIDNPVEFAQLSAILNQRGDHAPRWLGGYFLPRLQPYWFWDDGSIIPRQQYWTRHKPPHHSTVQGRCVSLASRQDRRLDNDGCLVKKKYVCERNGHYQYLTWCNGDAAVKLTCPHNQVIKIVSWKVAPSKYHKSCKVYDQATAYHNKPTQGFRDVVALCNMKNSCTFKFWFVEM; this is translated from the exons ATGACTTCTAGTGATATTTCCCTCTTGCTATTGACATTTGCAATTGGGACTG CAAGGGCATGTCAATCAGGATGGGTTTCCACCGACCAATCATGTTACCTACTTTCGAAGACCGAAGCCACCTGGGAGGAGGCGAGAGCAGCATGCTTCCAGCTGGATGCTAATCTGGTGGTCATTGACAATCCCGTGGAGTTCGCCCAGCTTTCTGCAATATTGAATCAACGCGGAGACCACGCACCAAGATGGCTTGGAGGATATTTCTTGCCACGTCTTCAACCGT ATTGGTTCTGGGATGATGGTTCAATAATCCCCCGACAGCAGTACTGGACAAGACACAAACCACCTCACCACAGCACCGTACAGGGCAGGTGTGTTTCTCTTGCCTCCCGCCAGGATAGGAGGCTGGACAATGATGGCTGCCTGGTGAAGAAGAAATATGTGTGTGAGAGAAATGGTCATT ATCAATACCTGACCTGGTGCAACGGAGACGCAGCCGTGAAACTTACCTGCCCTCACAACCAAGTTATCAAGATCGTTAGCTGGAAAGTTGCTCCCTCCAAATACCACAAGAGCTGCAAGGTTTATGATCAAGCCACTGCGTATCATAATAAGCCGACCCAAGGATTCAGAGATGTCGTGGCCTTGTGCAACATGAAGAATTCATGCACGTTCAAGTTTTGGTTCGTTGAGATG